From the Desulfosarcina sp. BuS5 genome, one window contains:
- a CDS encoding Slp family lipoprotein encodes MKKISCSLMLFFLVSAGCAPIISRQLRREASRDITFKEVIKNSKTYKGKVVLLSGVILDSKNRKEGTLIEMLQKPADMEGRPKDVDESKGRFLALYDGYLDTAIYSRGREAIVAGEIKGKRTLPLGEIEYAYPLILIREIHLFKAKKEERFHPYPYPYWWYPPWGCYPYWYPW; translated from the coding sequence ATGAAAAAGATTTCCTGTTCATTAATGCTGTTTTTTCTGGTTTCCGCCGGTTGCGCACCGATAATCTCCAGGCAACTTAGAAGAGAGGCATCAAGAGATATAACCTTTAAAGAGGTTATTAAAAATTCGAAAACTTATAAAGGGAAGGTAGTCCTTTTAAGCGGGGTAATTCTCGACTCCAAAAACAGAAAGGAAGGAACCCTGATCGAGATGCTTCAAAAACCGGCGGATATGGAAGGAAGGCCGAAGGACGTTGATGAATCTAAGGGAAGGTTTCTGGCGTTATACGATGGATACCTGGATACAGCTATATACAGCCGGGGAAGGGAGGCGATTGTTGCAGGAGAGATCAAGGGAAAAAGGACGCTTCCTCTTGGTGAGATAGAATATGCATATCCTCTGATCTTGATCAGGGAAATCCATCTCTTTAAGGCCAAAAAAGAGGAAAGATTCCATCCTTATCCCTATCCTTACTGGTGGTATCCACCATGGGGCTGCTATCCGTACTGGTACCCCTGGTAG